From a single Granulicella aggregans genomic region:
- a CDS encoding helix-turn-helix domain-containing protein has protein sequence MSLSEELRSRESFLTTVEVMNLLQKTRAALCERVRSGRIPAVRDGNAYLFDPRELAEWIEARSTNSGRQQHEPSLPNRHDTHLWMSVCGRDALVSKPERVAADLDTCSAKTPTRQSCARPVLRRGHLQERLTDESLGC, from the coding sequence ATGAGTCTCAGCGAAGAACTACGGTCTCGTGAGAGCTTTCTCACCACTGTCGAGGTCATGAATCTTCTCCAAAAGACACGCGCAGCCCTGTGCGAGAGGGTTCGATCGGGGCGCATCCCTGCCGTCCGCGATGGCAATGCTTACCTCTTCGACCCACGCGAACTCGCGGAGTGGATTGAGGCACGCAGCACCAACAGTGGTCGACAACAGCATGAGCCATCCCTTCCCAACCGACACGATACTCACTTGTGGATGTCCGTTTGTGGTCGCGATGCTCTCGTTTCCAAGCCAGAGCGCGTTGCCGCAGATCTCGACACCTGCTCCGCTAAGACACCGACAAGGCAAAGCTGTGCACGTCCCGTGCTTCGACGAGGGCATTTGCAAGAGCGACTAACTGATGAATCGCTGGGGTGCTGA